A window of the Haloquadratum walsbyi C23 genome harbors these coding sequences:
- a CDS encoding 30S ribosomal protein S8e: MKDQGRSTRKRTGGRLHDVSKKKRHQLGREPAETTVDDPRFQVIDARGSDDKLRALSTNIAQVADSGEVTTEEIENVVDNPANVNYIRRNIITKGAIIETSAGQARVTSRPGQTGQVSAVLLEDS; this comes from the coding sequence ATGAAAGATCAAGGACGATCAACACGGAAACGAACTGGTGGACGACTTCATGATGTAAGTAAAAAGAAGCGACACCAACTTGGGCGTGAGCCTGCAGAGACAACAGTCGATGACCCCCGATTTCAAGTTATCGACGCTCGTGGGTCTGACGACAAACTCCGTGCACTTTCAACAAATATTGCACAAGTTGCAGATAGTGGTGAAGTGACTACAGAGGAAATTGAAAATGTTGTTGATAATCCTGCAAATGTTAATTATATCCGACGAAATATTATCACGAAGGGAGCAATTATCGAAACCTCTGCAGGGCAGGCACGTGTGACATCCCGACCAGGACAAACTGGTCAAGTCAGCGCTGTCCTTCTTGAAGATAGCTAA
- a CDS encoding DUF2240 family protein, translating into MSLEIAVAVPFKQRGTTRLGEGAFVVALSLDRSWFSPDQVQRLITIAASRGLLSQSDDKVIAEFDPATVSIPESYEPDESILREQSAFEQLLDVLVTAGYEKREAVAEINERQRQLAISVEAAAAVYATEVGLDLDTNGGSAIDMAYNSLCSE; encoded by the coding sequence ATGAGTCTTGAAATTGCCGTTGCTGTCCCATTTAAACAACGTGGAACAACCCGTCTTGGCGAAGGTGCATTCGTCGTTGCACTTTCACTTGATCGGAGTTGGTTTTCACCCGACCAAGTCCAGCGATTAATTACTATCGCTGCCAGTCGCGGATTACTTTCTCAGTCTGATGATAAAGTTATTGCAGAGTTCGACCCAGCAACAGTATCAATTCCTGAGTCTTACGAACCCGACGAATCAATCCTTCGAGAGCAATCGGCATTCGAGCAGTTACTTGATGTACTTGTTACTGCTGGATATGAGAAACGTGAGGCGGTTGCTGAGATCAACGAACGACAACGTCAGCTCGCTATCTCCGTTGAAGCGGCAGCGGCAGTCTATGCGACGGAAGTCGGTCTTGATCTCGATACAAATGGTGGTAGTGCGATTGATATGGCGTATAACTCACTTTGCAGTGAATGA
- a CDS encoding DUF255 domain-containing protein, producing MIEDPTRIEWRQWGDEAFTEAQASDTPILLSLTATWCNSCREMDIETYAEPRIAANINDGFIPIRVDIDRHPRVRERYNMGGFPSTVFCTPTGKLLTGAAYLGPDGMRQVIDSVRSVWAERGADAGRVPQALTDNPTPTGTVDERIESHLVGQLESKWDDRFAGWGDNAKFPLPRTIEFALKRKQSQAIETLRVIAESLYDHDIGGFYRYANSRDWSTPHKEKILDTNAALIRAFVNGYLYTGEETLLDPAYGTQQFLIDQLWNGEAFGKSTVPRSENESVTEASETTADTRRDLTAYAGSNALMADALLTLGAYTDDKAAYEYSRRALATLESAFIIDNGIVLHAKYDRESDNASIADDATVITEIADIDSSKPVLLLEDHARIINAFVTAHQVLGPDVDALSDTPMSIASAVADAAIDALYDPDANGAFRDGLTTGPGLLDCPLRPLDATVEMAEALFELAVVSDTKRYSTVATNALAAFAGARDRLGVQVAGYGAATARVTRPMLVVRIGAGVGSDLHRAALRIADHEAIVIPSVSDIQHDSARLTRGSKVETATTPDEIMNAVSMLTE from the coding sequence GTGATTGAGGATCCGACCCGCATCGAGTGGCGTCAGTGGGGTGATGAAGCGTTTACCGAAGCGCAGGCAAGTGATACACCAATACTTCTCTCATTGACAGCAACTTGGTGTAATAGTTGTCGTGAGATGGATATTGAAACATATGCTGAACCACGTATCGCCGCTAATATTAATGATGGATTTATTCCGATCCGTGTCGATATCGATCGTCATCCACGGGTCCGTGAGCGATATAATATGGGTGGATTCCCATCGACTGTCTTCTGCACGCCAACAGGAAAGTTACTCACAGGTGCGGCATATCTTGGACCTGATGGGATGCGACAAGTCATTGACTCCGTTCGGTCTGTCTGGGCTGAAAGGGGTGCTGATGCCGGCCGAGTCCCACAGGCGCTCACAGATAATCCAACGCCAACAGGAACGGTCGATGAGCGTATCGAGTCACATCTTGTCGGGCAACTTGAGTCAAAATGGGATGATCGATTTGCGGGGTGGGGAGATAATGCAAAGTTCCCACTTCCGCGGACGATTGAGTTCGCCCTTAAACGAAAACAAAGCCAAGCAATTGAGACACTTCGTGTGATTGCGGAGTCATTATATGACCATGATATAGGCGGATTCTACCGATACGCTAACAGCCGCGATTGGTCGACACCGCATAAAGAGAAAATTCTTGATACAAACGCTGCGCTTATTCGCGCATTCGTAAATGGGTATCTCTATACGGGTGAGGAAACACTGCTTGATCCCGCATACGGCACACAGCAATTTCTTATTGATCAACTATGGAATGGTGAAGCATTCGGAAAAAGCACTGTTCCGCGGTCGGAGAATGAGTCGGTAACAGAGGCATCAGAGACAACCGCCGACACTCGTCGTGACTTAACAGCGTACGCAGGATCAAACGCACTCATGGCAGATGCACTATTGACACTCGGTGCATATACCGATGACAAAGCAGCGTATGAATATAGTCGTCGTGCACTCGCGACGCTTGAGTCAGCGTTTATTATTGATAATGGAATTGTTCTTCATGCTAAGTATGACAGAGAATCAGATAACGCTAGCATAGCTGATGATGCGACAGTCATCACAGAAATAGCCGATATTGACTCTTCTAAGCCTGTGCTATTATTAGAAGACCATGCTCGCATCATCAATGCATTCGTCACCGCACATCAAGTGCTTGGACCAGATGTAGATGCGCTCAGTGATACTCCCATGTCAATTGCGAGTGCTGTTGCTGATGCGGCAATAGATGCACTCTATGATCCTGACGCTAATGGAGCGTTTCGAGATGGTCTGACAACTGGTCCCGGATTGCTTGATTGCCCACTTCGACCACTTGATGCGACCGTTGAGATGGCAGAAGCACTGTTTGAGCTTGCAGTTGTAAGCGATACTAAGCGATATAGTACAGTTGCAACAAATGCACTGGCAGCATTTGCGGGTGCTCGTGACCGGTTGGGTGTCCAAGTCGCTGGGTATGGAGCAGCCACAGCACGGGTAACACGACCAATGCTCGTTGTGAGAATAGGTGCTGGGGTAGGGTCAGATCTTCATCGTGCCGCGCTGCGCATTGCTGATCACGAAGCGATTGTTATACCTAGTGTCTCGGATATCCAACACGATTCAGCCCGTCTCACCCGTGGGTCAAAAGTCGAGACTGCAACTACGCCGGATGAAATAATGAACGCGGTGTCAATGCTCACAGAGTGA
- the carB gene encoding carbamoyl-phosphate synthase large subunit — MTDEDANDNMRVDTNSADSTSADRTILLIGSGPIQIGQAAEFDYSGAQACRALQEEGARVVLVNSNPATIMTDPEMADRVYIEPITTEAIAEIIRSEQPDGVIAGLGGQTGLNVTAELAEEGVLETHNVEIMGTPLETIYATEDRDLFRQRMERIGQPVPQSTTISLTEDEAVQSLTEADLKDRVHEAVETVGGLPVIARTTYTLGGSGSGVVAEMNELIERVRKGLRLSRNSEVLITESIAGWVELEYEVMRDADDSTIIICNMENLDPMGIHTGESIVVTPSQVIPDEGHQAMRDAALDVIRELGIQGGCNIQFAWHDDGTPGGEYRVVEVNPRVSRSSALASKATGYPIARVTAKVALGKRLHEINNEITGETTAAFEPAIDYIVTKVPRWPKDKFDNVDFELSTAMKSTGEAMAIGRTFEESLLKALRSSEYDPAANLETLSDETLKSEYLSRPTPDRAYAIFEAFDREYTVDTVAELTGIKQWYLKRFQRVPTALKTAEEGELTAAATTGVTNTEIAETTEKTIDVVEKTVPGRTYKQVDTCAGEFAAQTPYYYSSRKPEFTSGSGPYEGAAAAGELRVDRDIESVVVVGGGPIRIGQGVEFDYCSVHAVRALRELGIDAHVINNNPETVSTDYDTSDGLFFEPITAEEVADVAEATNADGVMVQFGGQTSVNIGHPLEAELDRRGLDCDILGTSVDAMDLAEDRDRFNRLMSSLDIKQPVGGSATSESEALTLANDLGYPVLVRPSYVLGGRAMDVVHSDVELQEYIEEAVRVSPDKPILIDQFLADAIELDVDAVADGERTIIGGVMEHVESAGVHSGDSACMIPPRSLSAETMARVRTVTEDIATALDTVGLLNVQLAIKDDEVYVLEANPRSSRTVPFVSKATGVPIAKLAAKVMAGESLTTLDVTEQIPAETSVKEVVLPFDRLPGSDPRLGPEMKSTGEVMGTAATFGKAYDKAQHSVGKPIPSSGTAWVDLSDEEFPAPDSNDGAALRDGYDACFELVTFSEDDDVDTLINALRQGEIDIVISRDRDPLEVCVEEEITYFSTTASAFAALEAIDSKNDPIDIDPVSDRPTLKNNWG; from the coding sequence ATGACTGACGAGGACGCAAATGACAATATGAGGGTCGATACCAATAGCGCTGACTCCACATCAGCCGACCGAACGATCCTGCTTATCGGCAGTGGTCCAATCCAAATCGGGCAGGCGGCTGAGTTCGATTACTCCGGCGCACAGGCCTGTCGAGCGCTTCAAGAGGAGGGCGCACGGGTTGTCCTCGTCAACTCAAATCCTGCAACAATCATGACAGACCCGGAGATGGCTGATCGGGTATACATCGAACCAATTACGACTGAGGCGATTGCTGAGATTATTCGTTCCGAGCAGCCAGACGGTGTAATTGCCGGACTTGGTGGGCAGACTGGATTAAATGTCACAGCAGAACTTGCAGAGGAAGGTGTTCTTGAAACACACAATGTCGAGATTATGGGAACACCGCTTGAGACGATATATGCAACAGAAGATCGCGATCTGTTCCGTCAACGGATGGAGCGCATCGGACAGCCGGTACCTCAGTCGACCACTATCTCACTGACAGAAGACGAGGCTGTGCAATCGCTTACCGAGGCAGATCTCAAAGATCGAGTACATGAGGCTGTTGAGACAGTTGGCGGGCTTCCAGTTATTGCTCGGACTACATACACCCTTGGCGGATCTGGCTCAGGTGTTGTTGCTGAGATGAATGAGCTGATCGAGCGTGTCCGCAAGGGCTTACGGCTCTCTCGCAACAGTGAAGTATTAATCACCGAGTCAATTGCGGGATGGGTAGAACTTGAGTATGAAGTAATGCGTGATGCTGACGATTCGACTATTATTATCTGCAACATGGAGAATCTTGATCCGATGGGGATTCATACTGGTGAATCAATTGTGGTGACTCCATCCCAGGTTATTCCTGATGAAGGACATCAAGCAATGCGTGATGCTGCACTCGATGTTATCCGTGAACTTGGCATTCAAGGTGGTTGTAATATTCAATTCGCATGGCATGACGACGGGACTCCTGGGGGAGAGTATCGTGTTGTTGAGGTGAATCCTCGAGTCTCTCGGTCCTCAGCACTTGCCTCGAAAGCAACTGGATACCCGATTGCTCGTGTCACGGCAAAAGTCGCACTCGGGAAGCGACTCCATGAAATTAACAATGAGATAACCGGTGAGACGACCGCTGCGTTCGAACCTGCAATCGACTATATCGTTACAAAGGTTCCGCGCTGGCCTAAGGATAAATTTGATAATGTCGACTTTGAGCTCTCAACAGCTATGAAATCTACCGGTGAGGCAATGGCCATCGGTCGAACATTTGAGGAATCATTGTTGAAAGCATTACGCTCATCTGAGTACGACCCAGCAGCCAATCTTGAGACTCTCAGTGATGAAACGCTCAAATCTGAGTATCTCAGTAGACCAACGCCAGATCGTGCGTATGCAATCTTTGAAGCCTTCGATCGTGAGTATACTGTCGATACGGTCGCTGAGCTTACCGGTATCAAACAGTGGTATCTCAAACGATTCCAGCGCGTGCCAACTGCACTGAAAACCGCAGAGGAAGGTGAACTGACAGCCGCTGCAACAACTGGTGTTACAAACACCGAAATTGCGGAGACAACAGAAAAGACGATTGACGTGGTTGAGAAAACTGTTCCTGGTCGAACGTATAAACAAGTCGATACTTGCGCTGGCGAGTTCGCTGCACAAACACCATATTATTATTCTTCCAGAAAGCCTGAATTTACCTCTGGTTCTGGACCGTATGAAGGCGCTGCAGCAGCAGGAGAACTTCGCGTTGACCGTGATATTGAAAGTGTTGTCGTCGTCGGTGGTGGTCCGATTAGAATCGGGCAGGGCGTGGAATTCGATTACTGCTCAGTCCATGCAGTGCGTGCTCTTAGGGAACTTGGAATCGATGCACACGTCATCAATAATAATCCAGAGACTGTCTCAACAGATTATGATACCTCTGATGGGCTCTTTTTTGAGCCAATTACTGCTGAAGAGGTTGCGGATGTCGCTGAAGCAACCAACGCTGATGGTGTGATGGTGCAGTTTGGTGGGCAAACATCAGTTAATATTGGACATCCACTTGAAGCTGAACTTGACCGTCGTGGACTTGACTGTGATATTCTTGGCACAAGCGTCGATGCAATGGATCTTGCTGAGGATCGTGATCGGTTTAACCGTCTGATGAGCAGTCTCGATATCAAACAACCAGTCGGTGGATCAGCAACAAGTGAGTCTGAAGCGCTTACGCTTGCGAATGATCTTGGATATCCTGTACTCGTCCGCCCCTCATATGTGCTTGGAGGGCGCGCGATGGATGTTGTCCACTCTGATGTAGAATTACAGGAGTACATCGAAGAGGCAGTCCGCGTTTCACCTGATAAACCTATTCTTATTGATCAATTTCTTGCTGATGCAATTGAACTTGATGTAGACGCTGTTGCTGATGGTGAGCGTACGATCATTGGCGGTGTGATGGAGCATGTCGAAAGCGCCGGTGTCCACTCGGGGGACTCTGCATGTATGATCCCCCCGCGGTCACTGAGTGCTGAGACAATGGCTCGTGTTCGCACTGTTACAGAGGATATCGCTACTGCACTGGACACAGTTGGACTCTTAAATGTCCAACTGGCTATCAAAGACGATGAGGTGTATGTTCTCGAAGCAAACCCGCGATCGTCACGCACCGTGCCATTTGTCTCAAAAGCAACAGGTGTTCCAATCGCAAAACTCGCAGCGAAGGTAATGGCTGGTGAATCGCTGACCACATTAGATGTTACCGAACAAATTCCAGCAGAAACCAGTGTTAAAGAAGTTGTCTTACCGTTTGATCGATTACCAGGGTCAGACCCACGACTTGGTCCTGAGATGAAATCAACGGGGGAGGTCATGGGAACCGCTGCAACCTTTGGCAAAGCCTATGACAAAGCACAACATTCAGTTGGAAAGCCAATTCCATCCTCAGGGACCGCTTGGGTCGATCTCTCAGATGAAGAGTTCCCCGCCCCGGATAGTAATGATGGCGCTGCGCTCCGAGATGGTTATGACGCGTGTTTTGAACTCGTGACATTCTCCGAGGATGATGATGTGGACACTCTTATCAATGCACTTCGACAGGGCGAAATTGATATTGTCATTTCCCGCGATCGCGATCCGCTTGAAGTCTGCGTTGAAGAGGAAATCACATACTTCTCAACAACCGCATCAGCCTTTGCCGCACTTGAAGCGATTGACAGCAAAAATGACCCAATAGATATCGACCCGGTCTCCGATCGACCAACATTGAAAAATAACTGGGGTTGA
- a CDS encoding phosphate uptake regulator PhoU, protein MVETRKVQVTGGSTFTVSIPKEWANSNDISAGSVVEFYPEGDSLLLAPTTDEERTRGSLDVTDLAGEELTRAVMTMYVSGFDIISLTSSRITTTQRRTIREATQSLVGLEVLEETRDRIVVRDLLDSSELSIHNAVTRMRLIALSMLGDAIDAIATLDTDMARDIIQRDDDVDRLWMVVSRIFRSTLRTPKAAEELGLEREMCFDYQSAARQLERIADHATKIGHLTLKFNEQVPEDVIDSLMELCDEAQSIVDAAMDALFTADNNKVTDLANDARESVQQIDERARQIDELLRGLDPARAQLLGLIVDSVSRSADYGGNIAETALQKAAPTP, encoded by the coding sequence ATGGTAGAGACCCGAAAGGTCCAGGTCACTGGTGGTTCAACATTCACAGTCTCAATTCCAAAAGAATGGGCAAATAGTAATGATATCTCTGCTGGGAGTGTCGTTGAATTCTATCCGGAAGGTGATTCATTGCTCTTAGCCCCAACGACTGATGAAGAGCGAACGCGCGGGAGTCTCGATGTAACTGATCTTGCTGGTGAGGAACTCACACGAGCAGTGATGACGATGTATGTTAGTGGATTCGACATTATTTCACTCACTAGTAGTCGAATTACAACAACACAACGCCGAACGATCAGAGAAGCAACACAGAGTCTTGTTGGCTTAGAGGTGCTTGAAGAGACCCGTGACCGAATCGTTGTGCGAGACCTACTTGACTCCTCTGAACTATCTATTCACAATGCTGTCACACGAATGCGATTAATCGCGTTATCAATGCTTGGGGACGCAATCGACGCAATTGCAACACTCGATACTGATATGGCTCGTGATATTATCCAACGAGATGATGATGTTGATCGCCTTTGGATGGTTGTCTCTCGGATTTTTCGATCGACGCTTCGAACACCGAAAGCGGCAGAAGAATTAGGTCTGGAAAGAGAGATGTGTTTTGATTATCAGTCGGCTGCTCGGCAGTTAGAGCGTATTGCTGACCATGCAACAAAAATAGGCCACTTAACATTGAAATTCAATGAGCAAGTCCCCGAAGATGTAATTGATTCGCTTATGGAACTGTGTGATGAGGCGCAATCGATTGTTGATGCTGCGATGGACGCACTGTTTACTGCTGATAATAACAAAGTAACCGATCTGGCGAATGATGCGCGTGAGTCGGTACAGCAAATTGATGAGCGCGCACGACAAATCGATGAATTACTCAGAGGACTTGACCCTGCCCGCGCACAGTTACTTGGACTGATTGTTGACTCGGTATCTCGAAGTGCAGATTATGGTGGAAATATTGCTGAGACTGCACTACAAAAAGCAGCACCAACACCATGA
- the mptA gene encoding GTP cyclohydrolase MptA: MSHQLPDVQASRPDVTVGLSQVGVTDVDKLVKIERDGETPLVLMAEFEVFVDLPSGRKGIDMSRNMQVIDETLEAAVSGSVSRVEDMCGDVAERLLEKHEYTTTATVEMTADLVMHEDTPASELPTQNTISILASATATDEGTREEIGAEVIGMTVCPCSQGMSASRARDVMHDLDIEDETIETFLEQVPQPGHSQRGHATLTVTADGSPDVDLIELADIARDAMSARIYNLAKRPDEDYMTYHAHADAKFVEDCVRSMAEQVVNSFDHLADDAVVRMKQSNDESIHQHNAHAEREVTLEQLRAEVSAS; the protein is encoded by the coding sequence ATGAGTCACCAGTTGCCTGATGTTCAGGCAAGTCGTCCCGATGTCACCGTCGGGTTGAGTCAGGTCGGAGTCACAGACGTTGATAAACTCGTGAAGATCGAGCGCGATGGAGAAACCCCACTTGTATTAATGGCTGAATTCGAGGTGTTTGTTGACCTCCCAAGTGGTCGGAAAGGAATCGATATGAGCCGAAATATGCAAGTAATTGATGAGACGCTTGAGGCGGCTGTCTCAGGGTCTGTTTCTCGCGTTGAGGATATGTGCGGTGATGTTGCAGAGCGACTATTGGAAAAACACGAATATACAACAACTGCAACAGTCGAGATGACCGCAGATCTAGTTATGCATGAAGATACGCCAGCAAGTGAACTTCCAACACAAAATACAATCTCGATACTTGCCAGCGCGACTGCGACTGATGAGGGAACACGCGAAGAAATTGGAGCAGAGGTAATCGGAATGACAGTATGTCCATGCTCTCAAGGAATGTCTGCATCCAGAGCTCGTGATGTGATGCATGATCTCGATATTGAGGATGAGACAATTGAGACGTTTCTTGAGCAGGTCCCGCAACCGGGGCACTCACAGCGAGGACATGCAACACTTACAGTTACAGCAGATGGATCACCAGATGTTGATTTGATTGAACTCGCTGATATCGCTCGCGATGCAATGTCTGCGCGGATCTATAACCTTGCAAAACGTCCGGACGAAGACTATATGACATATCATGCGCATGCCGATGCAAAGTTTGTTGAAGACTGTGTTCGCTCAATGGCTGAACAGGTTGTCAATTCATTTGACCATCTCGCTGATGACGCTGTTGTTCGAATGAAACAATCAAATGATGAATCAATTCATCAGCACAATGCACATGCCGAACGTGAGGTTACACTTGAACAATTGCGAGCAGAGGTTAGTGCATCGTGA
- the phoU gene encoding phosphate signaling complex protein PhoU, which translates to MPRESYQESISKLREDVLYMSELVSENLRSGLDALEQKDDELAMEVIARDDDINTMYLELEQQCVDLIALQQPVASDLRTIAASFKIITDLERIGDLATNLAEYASAADCDVFPEVDIQHIGDETLEMLTHAMQAYADEDPGRCQTVATHDDNVDDLCEAASSTVVQALINRNVTGDAAFDAESYIQDVSRLLLSIRDLERVGDHGVNIAARSLYMTENDDSLLY; encoded by the coding sequence ATGCCGCGAGAATCATATCAAGAATCAATCTCGAAGCTACGTGAGGATGTCCTGTATATGAGTGAATTAGTTTCTGAGAACCTCCGATCAGGACTTGACGCGCTTGAACAGAAAGATGATGAACTCGCAATGGAGGTCATTGCACGTGATGATGATATCAACACAATGTATCTTGAACTTGAACAGCAATGTGTTGATCTTATTGCACTCCAACAACCGGTCGCGTCTGACCTTCGAACTATCGCGGCTTCGTTTAAAATTATCACTGATCTTGAACGAATCGGTGATCTCGCAACAAATCTCGCAGAGTATGCATCAGCCGCAGACTGTGATGTCTTTCCGGAGGTCGATATTCAACATATCGGAGACGAGACGCTTGAAATGTTAACACACGCAATGCAAGCATATGCGGATGAGGATCCAGGACGCTGTCAGACTGTTGCGACGCATGATGATAATGTTGATGACTTGTGTGAGGCTGCAAGCTCAACAGTCGTTCAAGCCCTTATAAATCGAAATGTCACCGGTGATGCCGCCTTTGACGCGGAGTCATATATCCAGGACGTTTCGCGATTGCTTCTGTCCATTCGTGATCTCGAACGGGTCGGCGACCACGGGGTTAATATTGCTGCCCGATCACTGTATATGACTGAGAACGATGACAGCCTACTATATTAA
- a CDS encoding FxsA family protein: protein MKTRWVIVGLLSIPLVDTLLLVPIATAIGLLTTVLIVVLTGLFGMVLVRAEGRTTIQRIQQKIARGTLPTNELIDGGLLIAAGAFLLTPGIVTDIIGFASAIPVTRYPIRILTKRYIVTPILDRRTNDFVSGNIYIDGFPDEDTVNLDPEEYGRPDEDR from the coding sequence ATGAAGACTCGATGGGTGATCGTAGGGCTATTATCGATTCCACTCGTTGATACACTGCTTCTTGTGCCGATTGCGACAGCCATCGGTCTCCTCACAACAGTGCTTATTGTTGTCCTAACTGGTCTTTTTGGAATGGTGCTTGTTCGTGCTGAGGGTCGGACCACAATACAACGAATTCAACAGAAGATTGCACGAGGAACGCTTCCGACAAATGAACTAATCGATGGGGGGTTACTCATCGCTGCTGGTGCATTTTTATTGACACCCGGGATTGTCACTGATATAATCGGATTCGCAAGTGCAATTCCGGTAACACGATACCCGATTCGAATTCTCACAAAACGATATATCGTCACTCCGATACTTGATCGGCGAACAAATGACTTCGTATCCGGCAATATATATATAGATGGTTTTCCAGATGAGGATACAGTAAACCTTGATCCTGAAGAATATGGGCGTCCTGACGAGGACCGATAG
- a CDS encoding DUF5815 family protein: MTQPRVPSGGGEMIELTCGETTAVRKLDLGMREFECDCGTQHAVVMDVHPPERFLPEFLVEVLREAVETTSEEMPEFGTAHLLGIVLEEFPDHVAVVDVSDDGEVGAGIVWVTDFDSRRLHELIIELVIELMDHAVSHGEDPVAAQFESQMHEFDIDEFVEQYRNQREFSEADVMQ; encoded by the coding sequence ATGACGCAACCGCGGGTCCCAAGTGGAGGTGGTGAAATGATTGAGCTCACTTGTGGTGAGACAACTGCTGTCCGCAAACTTGACCTTGGAATGCGTGAGTTTGAGTGTGACTGTGGGACACAGCACGCTGTTGTGATGGATGTCCACCCTCCAGAACGGTTTCTTCCAGAGTTCCTTGTTGAGGTGCTCCGAGAGGCAGTAGAGACGACTAGCGAGGAGATGCCGGAGTTTGGGACCGCTCATCTTCTTGGGATTGTACTTGAGGAGTTTCCTGACCACGTTGCCGTTGTTGATGTGAGCGATGATGGTGAAGTCGGTGCAGGGATTGTCTGGGTTACTGATTTTGATTCTCGACGATTACATGAACTGATTATTGAACTCGTAATTGAATTAATGGATCACGCTGTGAGTCATGGTGAGGACCCTGTTGCAGCACAGTTTGAATCACAGATGCATGAATTTGATATTGATGAGTTTGTTGAGCAATATCGCAACCAGCGTGAATTTTCTGAGGCTGATGTAATGCAATAA
- a CDS encoding DUF7124 domain-containing protein yields MTLAFELEALRALADPNSVFNDARQWTEYVGVVSEKPTYVVTNFTRKHRVRQDFFSGPRGVEASLENVKQQFETARHVLVSNDQTDADVAESVDWEFLPLDNAASAAGWELAEATETDDPFESNERDDWP; encoded by the coding sequence ATGACGCTTGCATTTGAGTTAGAAGCGTTACGCGCGCTTGCAGATCCGAATTCTGTATTTAATGATGCGCGGCAGTGGACAGAATACGTTGGCGTTGTGAGTGAGAAGCCAACATATGTTGTTACAAACTTCACCCGGAAACATCGGGTGAGACAGGATTTCTTCTCAGGACCACGTGGAGTCGAGGCAAGTCTTGAGAATGTCAAACAACAATTTGAAACAGCCCGTCACGTTCTCGTCAGTAATGACCAGACCGATGCTGATGTTGCTGAAAGTGTTGATTGGGAATTCCTCCCGCTCGACAATGCAGCGTCCGCTGCCGGGTGGGAACTAGCTGAGGCTACAGAGACAGATGATCCGTTTGAGTCGAACGAACGTGATGACTGGCCCTAG